Within Ipomoea triloba cultivar NCNSP0323 chromosome 9, ASM357664v1, the genomic segment GGTATACCTTAGGAAGTGAACACTGGACATACTTTCTTATGTCAAAAAGGTATCTAGTGAAGTGCTTTTTAAGTCAAAAACGTGTGaagtttatataattattttctgaTAAATGCATGTTGTGATCATATCTAATTGTGACACTTAAGTGGAGGTTAGCCAATTGCCAACCCACCACATCCCCATTCATTATCTATCCTCAAGAGGACATGTGGCATAATAATAAGttttcaatatattttttaatggtaatACTTGTCTGATATGATATATTGAAAGGTTAAATTCTTAACCTGACCTGACAAAGCATCACTGTTTATTACGCATAAGGAATCTCCCTCATTTTGAGAGGTTACTTTCACACTGtggctggtgagactcgattccGAGTCATTGTTTCGAAATGTCACCCATGCGGACACTCCAATTGAAATTGTGTTTCATAATTAAGGAGTTGAGTTTGGTTCCAGCTAAGAGGATCAGTGAAcatcaaataatatttatcgGTTATGTGATTTAGATTAGATTATTGGTTGTCGTTGTAATGTAATTGagtatattttatgaaatattcTATATAAAGATGTCTttgcaaaattaaaaactactttcacaatattatatatatatatatatatatatatatatatatatatatatatatatatatatatatatatatatagaatcctaaTAATATGAGAAATATGCTCCCATGCTCccaagtgagaacgtgaggacaaatccaaacctttgatctgcaagatctaacggatgagaaatcaagtaaaaattgagcgggatcattttcataaatattataaacttttaaaatgagcggggtcattttcataaatattacaaaattttgtttatttcaaccgttagatcaatctagaccattgatctagtaaatCTAAcagttgaaataaacaaaattttttaatatttatgaaaatgaccccgctcaatttttacttgatttctcatccgttagatcttgcagatcaatggtttggatttgtcctcacgttctcacttggggacatagttctcatatgattaggattctatatatatatatatatatatatatatatatatatatatatatataaatctgtacAAATCTGGCTGCGTCTTCCCGTGTAgtatgcaccactcaatgttagaaaatgcacaacaatgaaaatatacaaaaataccaaaaaaccacaccaaacacccaaaataatgcaacATAACTCTCATGTCCCTagtggtgcatttgctaacactgtgtggtgtatatttgcatacctagtggtttgttttttggtgatgcatacctaatgatgcatatttatgtggtgtatattttaacattgagtggtgtatatttgtatacatagtggtgcaatcgcattgaccgcacgttaagcgcggccacacctgattatgaccctatatatatatatatatatatatatatatatatatatatatatatataaatttataaacaattcacggaaaaattaattgaaatttttagaaTATAACACGGTTAACACTTGTATAATCCAGTTGGTATACATAATTTGTGGTTTATGTAAGCTCTTTATGTCAAATTCctgatttaatataatgtgtcTTGTGAACATGTTAGAATTCTCCAGAACCAACCTAAACCATCTAATCTGAGAAAAGGAAATGTCATATCCATTATATTAAGGAAACTTCCATTGTCCCACCAACTTCTTCAAACCTTAGCCAATTTCTCTCTAGCtacctacacacacacacatatatatatatatatacatataacccCTAGTAGAGTACAAGATTTATGTTACGTTGTGAAACAAACCAACCATTTCTCGATCTTCTTTTCTTGCATTGTCCTCTGATCTAATCCAGCTAGCACCATATATCTATCACAGCTTACATGGCTTCTCAAcctagtacttttaatgtaagaACAAcacttttgttgttgttgttgtgtttaACCTTGTTGATGGGACATAGTTGGGCTGGTAATTTCAATAAAGATTTTGATATCAGTTGGGGAGGTGATAGGGCAGGAATACTGAATAATGGAAAGCTTCTAAGCCTTTCCCTTGACAAAGACTCTGGTTCAGGTATACAATCCAAGAGAGAGTATTTGTTTGGAAAGATTGATATGCAACTCAAACTTGTCCCAGGAAACTCTGCAGGCACTGTAACTGCATACTATGTAAGTCACTTTACTCATattctttttttcaaattaaagtatTCCATATATCTAGTTTATGAAAGATAACATATGAAAGAGCGATTATAGCCGTTTCTGAAAGATAATTTAGATAAATTGTGGTTGGAATGGTTAGAGGGGTACATTGTTTCAATCATAGAAATTTCAACTAGTAATCGGGAGGGATAAAAGTTCAGTAATTTGAATGTctaactattttaattttagcgCTACTTCTTTAATCAATCTTGCTTTGTTCATGTGCTAAAATGAtatgattttatatatgttacatAATTGCATGCAGTTATCATCACAAGGTGCCACACATGATGAGATTGATTTTGAGTTCCTGGGAAACCTTAGTGGGGACCCATACATTGTTCACACAAATGTATACACTCAAGGTCAGGGTAACAGGGAGCAACAGTTCTACCTTTGGTTTGACCCCACAGCCAATTTCCACACCTATTCCATACTTTGGAATCCACAAGCAATAATGTAAGTATTCCATCCCTATATATGTTCAACTTTTGtggttattataattattagttgcagaaatttatttctttatatatacatgCGTAGGAGCCACCACCACATTTCAAAAGGAAGGGCGTTGGATTTGGCCTTtgtggcctccgcccaacaattcccctCTTCCAGCACATGTTTGCCTTAACTGGACAATTTACTCTTGCTGCAGGGACTCGAATCCATAACTTTCTATCTAAAGTCAACAATATATGCTACTGGATCACAAAGTTTTTAAcacaaataatgaatataattaagtaTCTAACATGTTTTGAATTAATggctattattttttagtttctatGTGGATGGCACACCAATAAGAGTGTTCAAGAACCTAGAATCAAGTGGGGTAGCATATCCCAAGACTCAACCCATGAAGGTGTATGCAAGCTTGTGGGATGCAGAAGATTGGGCAACAAGAGGTGGGTTTGTGAAGACTGATTGGTCCCAAGCCCCTTTCAAAGCAACCCTAAGAAATTTCAAGGCCAATGCTTGCATTTGGGCATCTGGGAAATCATCTTGCACCTCATCAAATTCcaccaaaatcaataataagCCATGGCTCTCACAAGAGCTTGATGCCACAAGTGCAGAAAGGCTGAAATGGGTGCAGCAAAATTACATGGTTTACAATTATTGTGCAGATACCAATAGGTTCCCCCAAGGCCTCCCGGCAGAATGCACCTTCAATTCCACTACCACATAATTTCACCATTATTAGCTATGATATGATAATCTTTCACCTACttctttttacattttaaaaaaaaaaagataataaaatgtgtgctTCAAGATTACAATGTAGTTTGAAGTATACAAAATGTAGTTCTTTTGTATGTGTAATCTGTGGTAGATAAACAAAGTCATGATTTTTTATTGATAGATTGCTCATGCAAGGATAGAGATCATActcatatatattacttatgTTAAGATGGAACCTATATAGAACTGTAACGGATAGGAAACCTTTTGAGCAAAGAATAATTTAAGAATAACAAAGAACATAACAAAGAAACTTGATGACGGACGAACTCGACAACTCTCACTCTTGACAACTATTTTTATCTTAATCATTAAATATCACAAAAAGGTAATTAGGGCAAATAGACACTATTTGGAAAATAgaaattaagccatcgaactcaaataacctccaaataagccaccgaatccgaaaaaaaaaacaaaagaaaaaagaagcaattaacatttttaacatgtTAACTCCAAGTTTTTTGCCTACTGGATTGccaaatgtttatttatttatttatttatacatggATTATTTGTAATGTGGCATTAAATTCTCCCTGTCAACGTGTTTCGGCATGGGCAGCACCGCGTAGAGCTTGTTTCCGCAGGGAAGCTAGGAGAAGGAAGATGATTTCTCCGGGTGGAAACACTGTAATACATGCATCCTGTCATATATAGACTCAGCGTAAGCCTTACCAGCAGTGTTTCGCATAGAAATCGtcgatttaataataaataaatgaataaattatattaacatttgAAAATCCAGTTAGCAAAAACCTGGAGTTAACATGTTAAAAATGAtgtttgttcttttcttttttcaggttcaatggcttattttaAGGTCATTTAAGTTTGGtgacttaatttttatttttcaaataattcaGTGACATATTTGTACTTTATCCATAAATTAGAACTAGTAAAACTATAAtcttagttttttcttttattctcaACATATTTCATATagaataataaacattatttatttagctatggtcaaaaatatttttaaaccaACGAGTTGTTCGaaaaatggcaataaatggcattttaagtgaccattttgtggtataaatatatgtagggtccacttccgatttgagTCGGGTCAAaatggattcgggttcttcgtagtgagacgaagagatcgatatattatacgctcaaaatggataatgggtgaatgagaaattggttcttaaagtagacccatttgagatggaatttgtgtGAAAAAAGCGTTAAGTAagccttttgtcccacattggtttggaaagaagatttgactcactatatatacaagggtctttTTATGAGttgttaacttgtatagcatagatgctttCTTTCGCGCAGCTCTTGTATTTATATACACAAAATTAATACTCAACCCTACGTAGGAATCGTAGTACTTTTTATcgtgggaaacctaggccgcaaggCTCTAACACACCTACTTTTTATcgtgggaaacctaggccgcaaggCTCTAACACACCGGCTACTTTTTATcgtgggaaacctaggccgcaaggCTCTAGCACACCGGCACCGAGAGGTGGTAAATAAGGTCTTAAGAAgtggtaaataaggttttaaggaggtCTTAAGAAgtggtaaataaggttttaaggacaccGGCACCGGGAGGTGGTAAATAAGGTCTTAAGAAgtggtaaataaggttttaaggacagaggcaactcgactcgtacgCAGGAATCGTAGTacttttatcctgggaaacctaggccgcaaggCTCCAGCATACCGGCACCGGGAGgtggtaaataaggttttaagaagtggtaaataaggttttaaggacagaggcaactcgactcgtgtATCTAACCTTTgtgtaggtttaaattcctgaaattatttatttatttattgtggattttctatttgctccattttcttggatttttcgagaattatttccaACACGAGTTTCCTATAAACTTAATACTCCGTAAGTTGTACTAGTACAACATGGTCCAAGCAAAATGGTGCCCCAGCCTATCCACACAATTAGCCATAATGGTATGGTAGATTTAACCAAATGAATTGTAGAAATTTATGCTTACTCAGTTAAAcgtacatttttatatatttcaaatcatATTTTTGTTTAGTCTTCATactggtgcggccgcactggcCGCATAGATATATaactatacacatatatatatacatatatatatatatatatacatatgtatatgtatatatatatatatatgtatatatacatgtatatataaatatgtatatatatgtatatgtatatgtatgtatatgtatatgtacacatatatatgtatgtgtacacatatacacacacacatatatatatatatatgtatatatatacatatatatatatatatatttatttatttatttatttatttatatgtatatgtacacatatatatgtatatgtacacacatatatatacatatacacacacatatatatatatatatatatatatggtgatgCTCCGTTTGTGAACGTCCGTGTAGGCCAACTACAAAATAAACTTGTTTTTCTACATAATGAAATAAGTCCATCCGCATATATCCTTTATTTtctcttctttaatttatttttttcatgtaaGTACACAATTAAGCATGACCTATTTTGTTTGTGTGTATCtttgttcaaatgagaacacatAAAACTATGCACTAATATGAAGTTTACACTTGAAAATATTGAACGGATCAGAttaaaacaacataaaaaaacaTGATAGCATTTTCGTAGTTAATTATCGTCAACTTTACTGTGCAACTGTTAACATTATACAATACACTTCtcaagattttttaaaaatgcacattatattgtttaaaCGTGCTTGGAAATGTATTAGAATTGCACGAATAGTATTAGAAGTGTACTCTTGTATTTCATTTGAGAGGTTAATGTATATTTATTCCTTATTCTCAATTCTTTCGGCATTTATCATATCAAGTTACTTATCATTGGAGTGAAGAAAAATTTTCATTCCTATGCAGGACTTGTTAGGGATGACCACAATTTGATTGGAACCGAATTGGACACTGTAGAAGCTGAACCAGAATCGTAACCGAAATTCAAAAGGGTCCgattttagtttattaaattCGGGATCTGGAACTGCCAGTTCTGGTTCGAAACAAGTTGGTTCTAGttccaaattgaaaaaaaaaaaaaaaaaaatatatatatatatatatatatatatatatatatatatatatatatatatataaaagcctgatttaaaaaaaaaaaagtttgaatcgAAACCTTTTATCATTTTCCAGAATCGTAAATCCGCGGTTCAGGACCCAAATCGAACCAATGATCTTGTCTAGGACAAGTATAGAGCATTACAGAGTTTTAACTTGATTTTTTATGTGAAGTAGTAGATGCAGGATGGTACAGGTTACGGTTAAAGATGCTGATTTTGGATTTTAGTAGATTTGGTAGTTGTTGTGGAGGACAAGTGGTACTTTACAAATTTTATGCTAAATTTTAGTGTCCAAGTAGTACGTACACCTCCTGGtttcaatataattaagaaactaCTATACACAAAAATCATGCATGTGATGAATTGCTACAATGGTAGTCTTTGATTTGTGTTACAGCTAATAGGAAAAGAAAATTTgtctaaaaatacaattttgtcATTTCTATATTCGTATTGTTCGGGTTTCAGTAGTCTAAAATAAAAGTATTCATCTTAAGATCAGAAGAACTACATAAGGTACCATGATGATTGATTAGAGACTAGAGAGTACTATTgcaattttatcaaacatttattttatcttttccgttgttatttatttaatttaagaatgaaattattttcaacaaatattcttttaaaatttattttggtaataaataagTAACTAATAATTATGAACCTATTTCAAATTCAGATTAATGCAAtcaatgaataaaattaaagtctCTCATATAAATATTTCACTTTTTGGTCACTTTATCAATTATAATAgcaatttgtattttaattgttatctttgatttatttccttttgggatttcaatctttaaaaaaaatacactttaAGTCATAAATATGGTTCTCAGCATCTCAGTCTCACAATCTGTAATACCCTGcaaaattattctaaataaACGATATTATTCTAATACAAATACTTacgaaattaaaatttatttttaatcataaatatttttagcttaaatgctattaaaatcaattatttttttagactttaaataaactattttatgaTCCAAAAATTTTCTATCCAAAATCGAGGAGTCTGCTAACACCATTTTTTTATAGCTATCGAAGTTTGAGCACAAATATATCTATATTCCTAAGTCAAATAATTTTTCATGATTCCAAATTTCTAACCCGCATTTTCTACCCTAAAATGCAATGATTACAATTTTGCCCTTGAAAACCCtacctatataaatataattattcatgTCTTCCCCATTTTCCTTCTATTTTGCCACCGacacctcttcttcttctctcacgtaagtctctctctctctctctaaatttttcttcttcatttggcCTTCTCTTCTCCAAACCCTAGGCCCAAGACTTGGTaaccttcttcttcatttccccCATTCCATTCTCTAGTATAAGTTATTGAAATGATGTATTTATGTAGgttatttgttgtgtttttgaGTTAAAATGGTGAAGTGTTTGCAATGCTTTGGGTGGGAGAAGGAAGATGAAGGGTGTAGAAAAACTAATAGTTGTTTTTTTCTTGTGTTCTATCTTACggtgtaataactaataagcaAAAAATAGAAAACCTCACTGACGATCAAGTctaaatgactaaaagtgtaattttccctTAATTGATTATCTATGCCAAATTGCCAACTGTATCACTTatcaaacaattattttatctttttcattattgttatttgtttaatttaagaaataaattattattgccaaatatgatgaattataataaaatttcttttagGAATAAGTAATTATTAACTAATAAAAATCAACCTATTTGAAATTCCAATTTAATCCAATCACCGAAAAAACCCTCTTATATAAATATTGGGGGtttatttcacttttttgtCACTAAATTTTAGTAGCAATTTTCCATCAACCTATTTGAAATTCCAATTTGTAACTAATCGTCAACTTTATTTGTTTCTCTTTGGGTTCTGaacctttaaaaaatttctcttttagccgtaaatataaaaaatctcTTTTAGACCTATCACTAGATTCATTTTTTAACCTCATAATTTTGAATGGAATTGGGTTACCTCTACTTGCCTTGGTTCCGccgctatatatctacacacaCCTAAATTAAGAATCCTACAAGCactttattgtttattttattttaatttattgtggtCTATAACAGCGTGTAAGAGGGAGAAAATGAAAAACCTAACTAAGGATCAAGGAGAAGGTCAATCTTCAAGCAACAAAAAGATCAAACGCATTCATACTTTTAAAATTCATGATTTTCATATCTCTCAAACTATAGGGAATGGCGACAACGAGAAAAAGGTAACTATATATGAATCATTCACAacattcttctttaatttcttttttcatgaCTCGATCATCAGATTATAAGTTCATAACCCTAGCCCATTTTGGGCGGAACAGATCTACGAAAGAACTACTGTAATAAAGAATCTTTATCgagtttttatttgattttggtAGTTAAGTGGTATGTCTATCATGGTAAATAGTAGGGTTCAAGTTGTAGTACGTTGTGTTTAAATAGGTAGACTTTTGTTTGTAGATCTTATGGTGGTCATCATGTACTAGAGAAACTTTGTCAAATTTTCACTTAGTTTTTGGTGTGAAGTGGTAGATCTAGGATTTTAGAGGTTAGGGTTAAAGTTTGAGAATGTGGTGTTGACATATGTGGTTTTGAGTTGAAGATTTAGTGATATGATGGTCAGGAAGGACTAGAGAAACATTGTCGAGTTTTCACTCAATTTTTTAGGGTATGGTGCTGAAAGATGCGAGTTTTGGATTATAGATTGATCTATTGGTTGTTATGGATAATTAGTGAAACATTGTTGAATTTATACTCAATATTGTTGTTCATTATCAAGAGGTAGATCTCTTAGTTTTGTTGTTGAAGTCATTGATCTAGGATAAAGGGATTAGGGATGAAGTCGAAGGAAGTAGTGAACAATGTTTGTTTTAGGTTGCAAATTTAACTAGTAGCCATGGAGGATGCAAAGGTTACTTGAACCATTGAAGGGATCttaaatagtagttgttttggGACTTAGATTAGCATCTTAGGGTAatgagaaatttatttttaagagAGGGTTGTAGGAGGATTGCATTGggtgacatatatatatattgaagctGTTCAAAATGGTTTCTAACATTTTGGGCTACTATTGTCGTAGAAAAGTTTGAACTGTGGCCTAGGATTGGTTCTTTCTACATCgtatttatattgttgttatttattcTACTATACGAGATACTGTTATTGTTGGGTTGCATGCTAtatcatttctatttttttattttttgtttgatattttgttgtAATATGTATCTATTCACTTTATgtcaatataaaattttatcatatgacaacaaaaaaatagaaaaaagaaatatccaaacaacaaacttatttaattagtatgtagtaactttttttttttattgtttttgccATTTTGAAGCTGATTCCACCGATGTTTGTCAAGTACTTGGGAAAAGGGTTAGGTGAGATTGCAACTTTGAGCCGGCTGTCAAGTCATGAATGGAGGGTTCACATACGTACAGAGAGAGATGGCACATTTTTTAGCGACGGTTGGGAGACATTTTATGAAGACAATGATCTTGACATTGGTGAAGTTGTATTCTATACATATCTTGGAGGCATGCACTTtgatgttaaaatttttaacaaagatgGACTCGAGAAGGTGTGGGACACTTATGCTATTCAGAATTCTAATGAAGAAAGTGATCATGATAATCCTTCAACCACTCAAGGTACAcatttatgaatttaaaaagtcaatattttttttttgttttttttttttggttggcaTTTCAAATGAAAAGAAATTACAAGCCAAAAACCTATTAAATTTTCACATACAAGAGATGAATATGATGAATTACTAAATTAATCAAACGAATCTACATAATAAAAACATGAATAACTTTTATGTAAAATTTTGTGTGCATCTAATATTGTCTACTTTTTGCATTGGTCCATGTCCCCTCCCCTAGACACAAAGACCTAAGGCTATCGGCACTCATGCAATCTTCACTCACTTTCAAAATGTCACATCACAAAATTTGCGATTATTCATTATTCACTATTCACTCTTCATCTATGCAATTCTCTATCCTCTTTCAAAAATAACTCTAGTatcacatcaacttattaaaaaaaaatatttaccaataaagtattaataatatttaaaataaacaaagtaataattaagaaattaaaaaagaaataaaagaccTCCAGCCACATggcagttattattatttttttcttccacatCATATTGCAATACCCAAAAACTTCATGGGTGTGGATAGCTTAATATGTGTCAAGATTATTTACTTGTTGAACAAGTTTATACTACTAATAAGTTATTAAATATTTCGAAAATACAATTTATGAATaagtttttattgttttaatttcaaTGCAGCACATGCTGAAAGGGCTATCATACCATGAGATGTTTCCCAACAAGGAAGACAAGATTGTTTGaagaaatttgaaacaaaatgttTGGATAGGAAAGTTCACTGAATGATGAATGGATGATCTTTATTAATGTATTCATGACTTCATTTcccattttcaaattaaaaacaaagcGTTCTTTGGGTTTCAAATTATTTCCGGTCTATAGAAAACGGGTTTTGTTTTTAGCTAGTTTGGAGATGACGGTCTTCATTTCTAGATTTGAGTCAGGACTCCTCATTTTGAGAGACCTGTGATGCTCTAACGATATTTTGACTACTTCCAGAGAAAATCAGTGACTAGTGAGTACGCCTTTGCGACCAGCAGGTCACCGGAGAAAGCAACCAATTGGTCACCTTCTCCGTCGACGGGAGAAGGTGACCAATTGGCCTGCTCACCATGTAAACAAATGAGTACGTGCTTAATCCTAACACCCCTAGGTCCAAAATCCAACAAGCTAAGATGCATTCAAAAAATTAGTTCATCAATTTGACTTAGGAAATATTAGAATATTCATTACATTAAGAAATAAGCTAATAATAATTTGACTTAGGACAAATTTAGAAATAGTTTAATTAACCATACCATCCTATAAGATAAGCATTAACTATGGGGCAAGATTAGAGTAGTTGAATTAATCATTTCTTGTTCAGCCACCATTGttgaattaatcaattatattgTTGATGAATACCAGGCCACCTTAGCCAATGCTTCAGCCATTTTTGTTTCTACTTCTTTTGCTTCTTCTATTTCTCGTTCAACTCTAGCAATAGCAGCTTCTTCAACTTCCTTAGCAGCTTTCATTTCAGTTTCATATATGCCCATGTTctttaccttttaaaaaaaatttcaaaattaaactaTATCCGGACAAGGTCACGTACAGCTGATACAATAAGGAGTGCAGGACCGAGTGCACCTCATAACAGATCCCACCGAGTTGGGCGCCTAGGGGCCAACTAATCGCCTAGACGGCCGCCTAGTGGGTAATTCGCCTAGGCCTAGGGAAGTCTAGCGGCTAGCGCCTAGACGGCCACCTAAGCCGATTTTTGCAATAGTGTCAAAGATAAAGATGatacttttttaaaaagggGAGGGTTTATCTAACATGGCCTACACCTAGTCAGTCTCTAAAATGATCATCAACAAATATTAAAAGggaaatgaataataaatagaaaaattttAATCGTGAAGAAAACTTTGTTAAAATTAGTAACACATAAAAATTGAAGTAAAAAATACTCAATAACTGTGTCATATAAATTATCAACACTTATATAACAACATTTCCTTACATCTTCACACATAACACTTAAAAGAATTTACTGTTAAGTTTGCTTTTAAGAAACACATTCTCTCTCATTCAGCTAATAagaattaaaaacatttaaaaaatatctagcAAGAAAGTTAAGAATGAAATTACCTCTCGATATAATTAAATCTGATACCTTC encodes:
- the LOC116030335 gene encoding xyloglucan endotransglucosylase/hydrolase protein 22-like, whose protein sequence is MASQPSTFNVRTTLLLLLLCLTLLMGHSWAGNFNKDFDISWGGDRAGILNNGKLLSLSLDKDSGSGIQSKREYLFGKIDMQLKLVPGNSAGTVTAYYLSSQGATHDEIDFEFLGNLSGDPYIVHTNVYTQGQGNREQQFYLWFDPTANFHTYSILWNPQAIIFYVDGTPIRVFKNLESSGVAYPKTQPMKVYASLWDAEDWATRGGFVKTDWSQAPFKATLRNFKANACIWASGKSSCTSSNSTKINNKPWLSQELDATSAERLKWVQQNYMVYNYCADTNRFPQGLPAECTFNSTTT
- the LOC116029844 gene encoding B3 domain-containing protein Os12g0591400-like, producing the protein MFVKYLGKGLGEIATLSRLSSHEWRVHIRTERDGTFFSDGWETFYEDNDLDIGEVVFYTYLGGMHFDVKIFNKDGLEKVWDTYAIQNSNEESDHDNPSTTQAHAERAIIP